A genome region from Arachidicoccus soli includes the following:
- the aspS gene encoding aspartate--tRNA ligase: MYRSHTCGELNIADINKEVTLSGWVQTVRKFGSITFVDLRDRYGITQLLFGERLNEQLDQTPLGREFVLQVNGVVAERSNKNKNIATGEIELDVHSFKVLNKSAVPPFTIQDETDGGDDLRMKYRYLDLRRNPVKRNIELRYAVSRSVRNYMHENNFMDIETPFLIKSTPEGARDFVVPSRMNEGQFYALPQSPQTFKQLLMISGYDRYYQIVKCFRDEDLRADRQPEFTQIDCEMSFVEQEDILQMFEGLVRRVFKDVKQIDYSEIIERISWEEAMWQYGNDKPDIRFGMKIANLKFPQHSFPTKKEQSEIFDGVDFKVFKEAETVVAITVPDAAEYSRKQIDELTEWVKRPQIGMMGLVNIKYNKDGSLRSSIDKFFSEEKLKAMAAVAGAKAGDLILILAGKEERTRKAMSELRLEMGKRLGFRKDNEYKLLWVLDFPLFEYAEEENRWVARHHPFTSPKPDDIATMINNNPKIEHPEKYLEHPYANIKANAYDMVLNGNEIGGGSIRIFQKELQQKMFAALGMSDEEAKEKFGFLLGAFEFGAPPHGGLAFGFDRLCALLGGSESIRDFIAFPKNNSGRDVMIDAPSAIDQKQLDELQLSIN; encoded by the coding sequence ATGTATCGTTCACATACTTGCGGTGAATTGAATATTGCCGATATCAATAAAGAAGTAACACTCTCAGGTTGGGTGCAAACTGTGCGCAAATTTGGCTCCATTACTTTTGTCGATTTACGCGATCGTTATGGAATTACACAATTACTATTTGGAGAGAGGCTAAATGAGCAATTAGACCAAACCCCATTGGGACGTGAATTTGTATTACAAGTAAATGGCGTAGTGGCTGAGAGAAGTAATAAAAATAAAAATATTGCTACCGGTGAAATTGAGCTAGACGTTCATTCTTTTAAGGTACTCAATAAATCGGCTGTCCCCCCTTTTACCATTCAGGATGAAACAGATGGTGGCGATGATTTGCGAATGAAATACCGTTATTTAGACTTGCGTAGAAACCCGGTAAAAAGAAACATTGAACTACGCTATGCAGTAAGCCGCTCTGTTAGAAATTATATGCATGAAAATAACTTCATGGATATTGAAACTCCTTTTTTGATTAAATCGACACCAGAGGGAGCACGTGATTTCGTGGTGCCTTCTCGTATGAATGAAGGTCAGTTTTATGCATTGCCTCAGTCACCGCAGACATTTAAACAACTGTTGATGATAAGTGGTTATGATCGTTATTATCAGATAGTGAAATGTTTTAGAGATGAAGATTTGAGAGCGGATCGTCAACCTGAATTTACACAGATAGATTGCGAAATGAGTTTTGTGGAACAAGAAGATATTTTGCAAATGTTTGAGGGGCTAGTTCGTCGTGTTTTTAAAGATGTAAAACAGATTGATTATTCTGAAATTATAGAAAGAATATCTTGGGAAGAAGCTATGTGGCAATATGGAAATGATAAACCGGATATTCGCTTTGGAATGAAAATCGCTAATTTGAAATTCCCGCAACATAGTTTTCCGACTAAAAAGGAGCAATCTGAGATATTTGATGGAGTAGATTTTAAAGTATTTAAAGAGGCTGAAACGGTCGTGGCTATCACCGTTCCGGATGCTGCCGAATATTCTCGTAAACAAATTGATGAATTAACTGAATGGGTAAAACGTCCACAGATAGGAATGATGGGTTTGGTAAATATTAAATATAATAAGGATGGTTCTTTAAGAAGTAGTATTGATAAATTCTTCAGCGAAGAAAAACTGAAAGCGATGGCAGCGGTTGCCGGAGCAAAAGCCGGTGATTTGATTTTAATATTAGCTGGGAAAGAGGAGCGCACACGTAAAGCCATGAGTGAATTACGTTTGGAAATGGGCAAAAGATTAGGTTTCCGTAAAGACAATGAATACAAATTGCTGTGGGTATTAGATTTCCCTTTGTTTGAATATGCTGAAGAGGAAAATCGTTGGGTTGCCCGTCATCATCCATTCACATCGCCAAAACCTGATGATATTGCAACAATGATTAACAATAATCCTAAGATTGAGCATCCCGAAAAATATTTAGAACATCCTTATGCCAATATCAAAGCAAATGCTTACGATATGGTATTGAATGGTAATGAAATCGGTGGTGGCTCCATTCGTATATTTCAAAAAGAATTACAGCAAAAAATGTTTGCTGCTTTAGGTATGAGCGATGAAGAAGCCAAAGAAAAGTTTGGTTTTTTATTAGGCGCTTTTGAATTTGGGGCACCTCCACATGGTGGATTAGCTTTTGGATTTGATAGGCTTTGCGCTTTATTAGGAGGAAGTGAAAGTATTCGAGATTTTATTGCTTTTCCAAAAAACAATAGTGGTCGTGACGTAATGATTGATGCACCAAGTGCAATAGATCAAAAGCAATTGGATGAGCTACAATTAAGTATAAATTAA
- the hisIE gene encoding bifunctional phosphoribosyl-AMP cyclohydrolase/phosphoribosyl-ATP diphosphatase HisIE, whose protein sequence is MEINYAKYSDGLVPAVIQDVSTNKVLMLGFMNEEAVQKTQELKKVTFFSRSKQRLWTKGEESGNFLLLKDIKVDCDNDTLLIKATPVGPVCHTGADTCWNEENTNENFLEQLEKIIQQRKEAAADNSYVASLFKKGINKIAQKVGEEAVEVVIEAKDNDEGLFLNESADLLFHYLILLNAKGYSLKDVTNILQQRHKKR, encoded by the coding sequence ATGGAAATTAATTACGCAAAATATAGCGATGGTCTCGTGCCCGCTGTTATTCAAGATGTTTCTACGAATAAAGTCTTAATGCTTGGCTTTATGAATGAAGAAGCTGTGCAAAAAACACAAGAATTAAAGAAAGTGACATTTTTTAGCCGCTCTAAACAACGCCTGTGGACAAAAGGAGAGGAGAGTGGTAATTTTCTTTTATTAAAGGATATAAAAGTTGATTGTGATAATGATACATTGCTCATAAAAGCTACACCAGTTGGGCCTGTATGCCATACCGGAGCTGATACTTGCTGGAATGAAGAAAACACAAATGAAAATTTTCTTGAACAACTTGAAAAGATAATACAACAACGTAAAGAGGCTGCTGCGGACAATTCTTATGTTGCAAGCCTGTTTAAAAAAGGGATTAATAAAATTGCGCAGAAAGTAGGAGAAGAAGCAGTAGAAGTGGTGATTGAAGCAAAAGATAACGACGAAGGCTTATTTTTGAATGAGAGCGCAGACTTGCTGTTTCATTATCTTATCCTTTTAAATGCAAAAGGATATTCTTTGAAAGATGTTACCAATATTTTGCAACAACGACATAAAAAGCGTTAG
- the hisC gene encoding histidinol-phosphate transaminase — translation MFNLNKLLRENIKKLAPYSSARDEFSGDAKVFLDANENSLGSPLLKWYNRYPDPHQQQLKKAISSIKNVAEENIFLGNGSDECIDLLYRSFCNPGKDNVIICPPTYGMYEVSANINDVETRIAPLLDDFQLNLAHIESLVDADTKIIWLCSPNNPTGNSLNRDDLEMVLNNFNGIVAIDEAYINFAKQKSFLQELKDYSNLVVLQTFSKAWGLAGLRLGLAFASKEIIDILSRVKPPYNINQATQELALKALEEVGQVNDMIKEIVDMRDALAGVFEQMAIIEKVYPSDANFLLIKINEAKKVYDYLLTKGIVVRDRSRVLLCEDCLRITIGTEKENTELVDALISMKD, via the coding sequence ATGTTTAATTTAAACAAGCTTTTAAGAGAAAATATAAAAAAACTGGCACCTTATTCTTCTGCGCGTGATGAGTTTTCAGGAGACGCAAAAGTATTTTTAGATGCCAACGAAAATAGTTTAGGTTCACCATTGCTGAAATGGTACAATCGCTACCCTGACCCACATCAACAGCAATTGAAAAAGGCTATCAGTTCAATAAAGAATGTTGCGGAAGAAAATATCTTCTTAGGGAATGGCAGCGATGAGTGCATCGATTTGTTATATCGTAGTTTTTGTAATCCGGGAAAAGATAATGTAATAATTTGCCCCCCAACTTATGGTATGTATGAGGTTTCGGCTAACATCAATGATGTCGAAACGCGTATAGCACCATTATTAGACGACTTTCAATTAAATTTAGCGCATATAGAATCCTTAGTGGATGCCGATACAAAAATTATTTGGCTTTGCTCCCCAAATAACCCGACAGGGAACTCTTTGAATCGCGACGATTTGGAAATGGTTCTTAATAATTTCAATGGCATTGTTGCAATTGATGAAGCATATATAAATTTTGCGAAACAAAAATCTTTTTTACAGGAGTTGAAAGATTATTCCAATCTTGTTGTTTTACAAACTTTCAGCAAAGCCTGGGGGTTGGCGGGTTTACGTTTGGGCCTGGCATTTGCATCTAAAGAGATTATCGATATTTTAAGTAGGGTTAAACCTCCTTATAATATTAATCAGGCAACACAAGAATTGGCATTAAAAGCGCTGGAAGAGGTGGGACAAGTAAATGATATGATTAAGGAAATAGTAGATATGCGGGATGCTTTGGCAGGTGTTTTTGAACAGATGGCTATTATAGAAAAGGTATATCCTTCTGATGCTAATTTTTTACTGATAAAAATTAATGAAGCAAAGAAAGTATATGATTATTTATTAACTAAGGGAATTGTGGTACGCGATCGCAGCCGCGTATTGCTTTGTGAAGATTGCTTGCGTATAACTATCGGTACGGAAAAAGAAAATACGGAATTGGTAGACGCACTTATTTCAATGAAAGACTAA
- the hisG gene encoding ATP phosphoribosyltransferase: MLLKLAIQKSGRLHDDSVKLLKECGIEISNNVKNQLKATASNFPLEVFFLRDDDIPQYVEDGVADIGFVGENVIYESKKNVTVTELLGFGKCRLSIAVGKNEPYPNVQCLESKKIATSYPVLLQKFLDENKVNAEIHEISGSVEIAPGIGLADAICDLVSSGSTLFMNGLQETEVILKSESALIKTPTLSGEKQRILDKLLFRIQTVKKAKNKKYVLMNAPNDKLEEIIKILPGMKSPTILPLAVEGWSSIHTVLSENDFWEHIEEIKTVGAEDILVLPIEKMVI, from the coding sequence ATGCTACTTAAACTAGCTATTCAAAAGTCTGGACGTTTGCACGATGATTCTGTAAAATTATTGAAAGAATGTGGTATCGAAATTAGTAATAACGTTAAGAACCAGTTGAAGGCAACGGCATCTAATTTTCCTTTGGAAGTGTTTTTCTTGCGCGATGATGACATTCCGCAATATGTAGAAGATGGGGTGGCTGATATTGGATTTGTAGGAGAAAATGTAATCTATGAATCAAAGAAAAATGTTACAGTTACTGAGTTGTTAGGTTTTGGGAAATGTCGCCTTTCAATCGCGGTTGGCAAAAATGAACCTTATCCGAACGTGCAATGTTTAGAGAGTAAGAAAATTGCAACGAGTTATCCGGTTTTATTACAAAAATTTCTTGATGAAAACAAAGTGAATGCAGAGATTCATGAAATAAGCGGAAGCGTGGAAATAGCGCCCGGTATAGGTTTAGCCGATGCAATTTGTGATCTGGTGAGCAGTGGATCAACCTTATTTATGAATGGGCTACAGGAGACAGAAGTAATCTTGAAATCGGAATCTGCTTTGATAAAAACGCCTACTTTATCGGGTGAAAAGCAGAGGATTTTGGATAAACTATTGTTCCGTATTCAGACAGTCAAAAAAGCGAAGAACAAAAAATATGTCTTGATGAATGCGCCCAATGATAAATTGGAAGAAATTATTAAAATCCTGCCCGGCATGAAAAGCCCGACAATTTTACCACTTGCAGTAGAAGGTTGGAGTAGCATTCATACTGTACTTAGCGAAAATGATTTCTGGGAGCATATAGAAGAGATTAAAACGGTGGGTGCCGAAGATATTTTGGTATTGCCTATTGAAAAAATGGTGATTTAA
- the hisD gene encoding histidinol dehydrogenase, which translates to MKKYINPSKSLWPEMLSRPVLDNTSLKERVAEVLKEIKAGGDEAVKKYTEKFDRVVLESFLVTQDEIKLAVAEISKDLKDAIELAAKNIRLFHEKQTAKVEIVETRPGIKCWRKSVGIEKVGLYIPGGSAPLFSTILMLGIPAQIAGCKEILLCSPPNKEGKLHPAILFAAQLVGVTRIYKIGGVQAIGAMAYGTGTVPKVYKIFGPGNQFVTCAKQMVQEDGLAIDMPAGPSEVCVLADDSAIPAFVASDLLSQAEHGADSQAILITTAQSILQKVEAELEKQLALLPRKAIAEKALANSKLILVPSIEEAIEIANEYASEHLILACENAEEVAEKIVNAGSIFIGNYSPESVGDYASGTNHTLPTNGYARAYSGVSVDSFIKKITYQKLTQQGLQLIASPVILMAEAEGLRAHANAVNIRLNA; encoded by the coding sequence ATGAAAAAATATATAAACCCTTCAAAAAGCCTTTGGCCGGAGATGCTTTCTAGACCCGTATTAGACAATACTTCCTTAAAAGAAAGAGTCGCGGAAGTCTTGAAAGAAATAAAAGCAGGTGGCGATGAGGCTGTTAAGAAATATACAGAGAAATTTGACAGAGTTGTACTAGAAAGCTTCCTTGTTACACAAGATGAAATTAAACTGGCAGTAGCGGAAATATCGAAAGATCTAAAAGATGCTATTGAGTTAGCAGCAAAAAATATCAGGCTCTTCCACGAAAAGCAAACTGCTAAAGTGGAAATAGTGGAAACGCGACCCGGAATTAAATGTTGGCGTAAATCGGTGGGAATAGAAAAAGTAGGTTTGTATATTCCGGGTGGTTCGGCGCCCTTGTTTTCTACAATTTTGATGTTGGGAATTCCTGCGCAGATAGCTGGTTGCAAAGAAATCTTACTATGTTCTCCTCCTAATAAAGAGGGTAAATTGCACCCGGCAATTTTATTTGCAGCCCAATTAGTGGGGGTTACTAGAATTTATAAGATCGGTGGCGTACAAGCGATTGGTGCAATGGCATACGGCACCGGTACAGTACCAAAAGTTTATAAAATTTTTGGACCCGGCAATCAGTTTGTAACCTGCGCTAAACAAATGGTGCAAGAAGATGGTCTTGCTATTGATATGCCTGCTGGCCCAAGTGAAGTTTGTGTTCTTGCCGATGATTCGGCAATACCCGCTTTTGTGGCGTCCGATTTATTATCGCAAGCAGAACATGGTGCAGATAGCCAAGCCATTTTGATTACGACAGCTCAAAGTATTTTGCAGAAAGTTGAGGCAGAACTAGAAAAACAGCTGGCCCTTTTGCCAAGAAAGGCTATTGCTGAAAAAGCTTTGGCAAATAGTAAATTGATTTTAGTTCCCTCCATAGAGGAAGCAATAGAGATCGCTAATGAATATGCTTCAGAACACCTGATTTTGGCTTGTGAAAATGCGGAAGAGGTTGCTGAGAAAATAGTGAATGCGGGCTCTATCTTTATCGGAAATTATTCACCGGAAAGTGTTGGAGATTATGCCAGCGGCACTAATCATACTTTGCCTACGAACGGTTATGCAAGAGCGTATAGTGGTGTAAGTGTAGATAGTTTTATAAAAAAAATTACCTATCAAAAACTTACCCAGCAAGGCTTGCAGCTGATTGCTTCTCCAGTTATTTTAATGGCAGAAGCAGAAGGCTTGCGCGCTCATGCGAATGCGGTCAACATTAGACTAAATGCTTAA
- a CDS encoding TlpA family protein disulfide reductase has product MKKIYFLLILLAPFFVQGQDVYNELNENQNTNWYNAIFKSSEDSVLFYQEAMKLPQVPEARRENLENYQKKLQLYRDGLHSFVNLHRQDDSAAQVLLISCFRNIEINLDTLSSMAKTLDGKGLNNKYADYLLQEIAGRENDEVGKMLVPFSMPNVHGDMISSNNFKGHYVLVLFWASWCIPCRAEIPQMLSVYHQFKNSGFQVLAISVDSQKQNWLQAISQDKSDWHNLFDGSAWNTKVVRNYAIHVIPQSILVNPEGEIVAKNISPQGLQKLLFQNLK; this is encoded by the coding sequence ATGAAGAAAATATACTTTTTACTTATTCTTTTGGCACCGTTTTTTGTTCAAGGACAAGATGTGTATAATGAGTTGAACGAAAACCAAAACACGAATTGGTACAATGCGATATTTAAATCCTCTGAGGATAGTGTATTGTTTTATCAAGAAGCAATGAAGCTGCCACAGGTTCCGGAAGCTCGGAGGGAAAATTTGGAGAATTATCAAAAGAAACTGCAACTTTATCGCGATGGACTTCATTCTTTTGTCAACTTACACCGTCAGGATGATTCTGCCGCTCAGGTTTTGCTGATAAGCTGTTTCAGAAATATCGAAATTAATTTGGATACTTTAAGTTCGATGGCTAAAACCCTTGATGGTAAGGGTTTAAATAACAAGTATGCAGACTATCTTTTACAAGAAATTGCCGGAAGAGAAAATGATGAAGTGGGAAAGATGTTGGTGCCTTTTTCTATGCCCAATGTACATGGTGACATGATTTCTTCCAATAATTTTAAGGGGCATTATGTGTTAGTTTTATTTTGGGCGAGCTGGTGTATTCCCTGTCGAGCCGAAATACCACAGATGCTTTCAGTTTATCATCAATTTAAAAATTCTGGATTTCAAGTACTAGCTATTTCGGTAGATAGTCAAAAGCAAAATTGGTTACAGGCCATTTCTCAAGATAAAAGCGATTGGCATAATTTATTTGATGGGAGTGCCTGGAATACAAAGGTGGTAAGAAATTACGCCATTCATGTTATTCCTCAAAGTATTCTGGTAAACCCTGAAGGTGAAATAGTTGCCAAGAATATTTCGCCGCAAGGCTTACAAAAATTGCTCTTTCAGAATTTGAAATAA